The sequence GATGTTCTAATGATACGCCTTCCGGTATCTCATCAAGCAGTTTTGAAGAGGTGCCGATGTACCCCAATTCCGCTTCCACTAAAATGTCAGGATTCACTGACCGGGCATACGCCACGCACTCTTTCGTCTTTGCAATATTTTCTTCTATTGATAATTTCGCTCCGTCAAAGATGACTGCGTCAAATTGAGCGTCCACCGCTTCTTTCACTCGCTCCACCGAATAGGTGTGGTCGGCATTGATGAAAATGGGATAATCAAACTCCTCGCGAATACTCTTCACAAGCGCAACAGCCTGTCGCACTCCCACAAAATCGCGCTCACCTTCCGAAAGACCGATAATGACGGGAACCTTGAGGCTTTGCGCCGCCCGAAAAATCCCCCATAGACCCTCAATATTGGAAATATTAAAATGACCAACCGCCACTTTTGTTTTTTCAGCTTCTTTTATGACTTCTCTCATCGATTTCATGTTTCATATTGTACCATGAACGCGCAAGAAAAAAATGGGGATACTACAACGAGAGAGGGTGGTGGAAATCTTTGCTCTTGTGGCCTTAGGTGTGAGTTGGTACTATGAAAGATACTATTACTAATGATAACGAGGAAGCCCCACGATATGGATGATTTTGATTTTATCGCGATCGGCGATATCACGACCGATGCTTTCATACAATTAAGGGACGCTTCGGTGGAAGATGGTATTGATGGACGTAAAAAACTCTGCGTAACCTTTGGAGATAAAATTCAGTACGAAAACGTAGTGGTCATACCGGCGGTTGGCAATAGCGCAAATGCCGCTGTTGCCGCGGCACGCTTGGGGCTCAAGTCGGGGTTGGTCACTAATGTGGGCAGCGATGACCACGGCAAAGAGGACCTGGAATCACTGAAAAAAAATGATGTCGCAATAAACTTCGTGAAAATACACGAAGGGAAATTAAGCAACTATCACTACGTGCTTCGCTTTGGAGCCGAACGGACTATTCTCATCAAACATGAGGCGTATGATTACGCCATACCTGACATAGGGTCGCCGAAATGGATCTATTTGAGCTCGCTTGGCGAGAACTCCCTGCCCTTTCATCATACCCTCGCGAAATATCTCACTGAACGCCCGGAGATCAAGCTTGCGTTTCAGCCGGGAACATTTCAGATAAAACTCGGCTACGAAAATATTCCCGACATTTATAAACTCTCGGAATTATTCTTCTGCAATGTACAGGAAGCGAAACGTATTCTGAAGACAAAAGAAAATGATATACAAAAGCTCCTCTTAGGCATGCGCGATCTCGGCCCGACTATTGTGGTCATCACCGACGGTCCGGCGGGCGCCTACACCTATGACGGCAAAGAAATGTGGCACATGCCCATGTATCCCGATATAGCGCCGCCGGTAGATCGCACCGGCGCCGGCGATTCGTTCGCGTCCACTTTCACGAGCGCGCTCGCACTCGGCAAATCCATCCCCGAAGCGCTCATGTGGGGACCCGTCAATTCCATGTCCGTCGTGCAGTATATCGGCGCGCAAGAAGGACTCCTCTCGCGCTCACAGCTGGAAAAATTCCTCAGGGAAGCCCCCGACACCTACAAGCCGAAACAGATCAAGTAATAAAGGGTATTAAAAAGAAAAAGGGTGACTCTGAAAAAGAGTCACCCTTTGTACAAATTACTGCTGAAGCTACTGCTTAGGACGAGATGCGGCTGTTCTTGTTGGCCTCGACCGTGTATCCCTTGTCCTTGAGGAACTGAACCGAGAAGATCTCGAGCTCGTCCGTGGGGGCAGAGAAGGCGACGCCGCTGTCGGTGGACCTTGTCACCCTTGGCGGTCGTGCCGTGGTAGGTCTTCCAGTTCTCGAGTGGGATCGACTCGAGGTTGATCATCACTTTTGAACCATTTTCGAGCTGGGCCGGAACACGCGGTTTCTTGAACAGCTTCTTCATGCTTTTTCTCCAGTAGTTGAAAGAACATTCATTGTTGCCGGATGGCAAAAATGAAAACCGACCGAAAAGGTCGATTGGAAATTATACTACACCCTAAGCATTTTTTTGTCAATACGCAGCACAAAACGAAACATCGCAGGGTTTAACCCTGCGATGTTTCGTTTTTTCAACAAGTGAGAAATTTTAGAGAGGACTAAAATCCGAGCTTTTCTTTGACGAGAATCATTCGCACAGTGCGTCCCATGAACGCAGGTTCGCGGAGAAATGTGAACGTCTTCGCCAGCACGGTGCCACCCATGCCAAGGTCCTTCATGCGATTGTTCTCAAGTGGCACCACATGCTCGTTGAGACGGCTATAAGCGTCATTATAGGTTGGCGCTATTTTTTGCACTCCTGCGACAAAAATGAGATTGGGAGAGGTAGATACTATCGGAGGCAACTGGCTCCCCGATGCCGAAGCGATTATCATTTCGCCGGTTTGCGCAATCGCGTGAACACTACCAAGATAGTACTCGGAAAAAATGGACTCGTTGCGCAACTGTGCTTGTTTTGCGGGATCTTTCTCCGCGAGCACGGCGGCATGCAGGTTGTTGTATCCATGCGTGTCTCCCTTTAAATACTCAATAAGTCCTATCTCCTCAAGCGTGGTTGAGGAGCCGTTATTGATGCTCGCCCCTTTGGGAATAAGCTCTTTTACTTTCGCGAGAGCTTCGGCGCGGTCGTTCACTACGAACACTTCCACGCCTCGTTCGCGCAAGGCATCTGCGGTTTTATTGATAACCTCGGTACTCGGGATTGTATTGTATTCCATATATTTATATTTATTGTTGTTAAATCTATTTCTTTTTGCTCTTCTTGTCCTTGTCTTTGCCGACACCTTGAACGAGCTTGTGCAAAAGCTTAGCCATGTATGCAACATTGATAGAGTAATACACCTCTTGGCCGCGCCGCTCGTCCATCACTAAGTCCGCCGCCTTGAGCACTTTGAGATGCTGGGAAACGGCCGGTTGCGAGAGTTTGACCCTCTTCACCACAACAGAGACCGTAGAGGGGCCGTTCATAAGAGCTTCGAGCACGCGGTAGCGGTTCGCGTTACCGATGCCTTTGCCCAACTTCTCCATTTCGTCGCATAACTCCGACATATGCAAATATTATTATATATCTATATAAAAGTCAACGCATTCATCAACTGCGCTCAGTATCAAATTACTTCTTTTTTATAGCGGCTTTGACGGCCTTTTTGATTGAGGCGATGCCCATGCCGTAGTGTTCTATGAGCTCATCCGGAGTGCCGGACTGGCCAAACTGATCTTGCACGCCGATGAATGTGATGGAGGTCGGGTGCGCGGTCGCCAAAAATTCCGCTACCGCCGAACCCATACCGCCGTATACCTGATGCTCCTCCACCGTAATGAGCGCTTGATGTTTTTTTGCAAAATCCAACACCCCTTTTTTATCAAGCGGTTTGATGGTTGCCAGATTCAAGACTGACACCCCGACACCCTCGTCTTCCAGTTCTTTCGCGGCCATAAGCGCGTTGTACACGAGCGCGCCGCACGCAATAATACCAACTTGGCTTTTTATTCCCTTTTTTGGCTCAAAATAAACTTCCGCCTTCCCTATCTTGAATGGTGTCGCCTCAGTGGTGATGACCGGTGTTTTTTCCCGCGCTAAACGTATATACACCGGCCCTTCCATTTTTGCCGCAGCCAAGGTAGCTTTTTTCGCTTCAATAGAATCGCACGGCGCAATGACCGTCATACGCGGAATCACTCGGGTAATGGCGATGTCTTCAATTGCCTGATGCGTACCGCCGTCAGGACCCACCGACACGCCCGCGTGCGCCCCCGCGATCTTTACGTTCGCATTGTTATAGCAAATGGTCGTTCTGATTTGCTCCCAGTTTCTTCCCGGAGAAAACATGGCATACGAAGCGATGAATGGAATCTTCCCCATCGCCGCAAAACCGCTCGCAACGGAGGCCATAGACTGTTCAGCGATTCCCATTTGAACAAAGCGCTCGGGAAATTCATTTGAAAAAATGCTAGTTTTGGTGGAGTCAGTCAGGTCGGCACACAGCGCGACTACGCGCTTGTCTTTCTTTCCCGCCTCCAAGAGCCCCTCGCCATATCCTTGCCGAATGGGAACCTGCTCAACGTCTTTGCTGAAAAGTTTTGGATTAAGTTTACTCATGTTCTGATTTTATTTTACCCCCAAGTGTGCGGAGTTCGGCAAGCGCCATCTTCGCCTCCTCTGCGTTCGGCGGTTTGCCGTGCCATCTGAAGTCGCGTTCAAATTCTTCCACGCCTTTGCCGGGAATGGTATGCGCAATGATCAGGGAAGGTTTGTCGTATGCGGTTTGCGCCTGTCCCAACGCATCATTGAGCACTTCAAAATTGTGCCCGTCTACTTCCTGTACATGCCAGTTAAAGCTTTCAAATTTTTCGTAGAGTGGCTCCAGCGGCATAATGTCCCACGTGTAGCCGTCTATCTGAATGTTGTTGCGGTCAACGATCGCAATCAGGTTGTGGATCTTTTCTTTGCCGGCTTGCATCGCCGCTTCCCACACCTGTCCGCAATCAAGCTCACCATCGCCCATCAATACGTAAAAATGTTTTCGTGATGTCATTTCCCTATTATCCATGCGGTCAGCAAGCGCCATGCCAACTGCCTGTGAAAGACCGGAACCCAAAGGGCCGGAGCTGGTCTCAAGGGCAGGCAGCCACTCTCTGTGGGGATGTCCCTGCAGGCGTGAACCGAATTTTCGCAAAGTGGCGAGCTCTTTGAGAGGAAGAAAGCCTGCATGTGCCATCGCGGCATAGAGCACCGGACAAATATGGCCGTTGGAAAGGATGACACGATCCCGATCGGGCCATGAAGGATCTTTGGGCTTTTGTTTTAATATATGAAAATAGAGTAGCGTGAAGATATCGGCCATACCCAAAGGGCCGGCAGTGTGTCCGGAACCTGCCTCCACGAGCATTTCAATCACCGACTTTCGGATCTCATTTGCCTGCAGTTCCAATTTTTTTACTTTATGATCGCTTAAATGTGCCATAGCGTAATTACTCCTCGTACATTCCTTCGGGATGGATGTTTCTGAAGTCGTTAATAGTTTTCTCTATGTCGTCGCTTTCAAAAATCGCGGATCCGGATATGAGACGCTCCGCGCCGGCACCCACCAAGAATGGAGCGATTTCCAAACTCACTCCTCCGTCAACACTTATTATAATATCCGGATGCTCTCTGCGCAACGTGGAAATCTTTTCAATAACGCGCGGATCAAACGGCTGTCCTTGGGAACCGATCTTTTCAATGCCCATGAATTGCACAAAGTTAATCCTCTCAATCCATTCTTCCAATTCACTATTGGGCGTGTCTATATTTATCGCGATGCCGATCTCCGTATCCATATGCTTCGCCATCTCAATGATCTCGCCCATCTTCTCCGTAGACTCAAGGTGCACAACAAGGCGGCTGAATCCCGCAAAAATAAAATCTTCTATGTGTTCTTCCGGCCGCTCTATCATGAGGTCCGCTTCAAAATAAAAATCCTCCCAAAAGGGCAACCCTTCTTCCTCTCGAAGGATCTTTTGGAAGTGCTCCTGGTCTCCCTTATAGTACGGCCAGCTTGGATGGGGGGCAAATTTGCCGTCCACTATGTCGATTTGAACTATGGGCGCGATACCGCGCACCTGGGCCAGTTTCTCCTTGAGGTCTTCAAAATCTTCCGGAATGATTGCGGGAAGTATCTCAATCATAGATTGGAAGATAAGGAACCGTGAGGCATATTGGCACCCTCGCCCAATTCATCAATTTTTTTAATCCTCCTTTGGTGCCGTGCGTCTTCGCTAAACGACGTTTCAAGGAAGAGCATCACCGCCTCTTTCGCCTCCTCTTCGTTCATGAAACGTGCGGCGAGTGAGAGAATGTTTGCATTATTGTGTTCACGAGACAATTTCACGATATCAAGAGAGCCGCCTGCCTCGCCGGCGCGAAGGCAAGGCGGGCCGTAATACACTATCGCGCGTACACCGGCTACTCTGTTGGCGGCAATAGCCTCACCTTGGCCTGATCCCCCCAGCACGATTCCCTTGCTTCCCGGATCCCCGGCAACCAATTTTGCGGCAGAAACGACAAAGTCCGGATAATCATCGGATTCGTCGTATTGGTACGCACCAGCATCAAAAACTTCGTACCCGCTCTCGGCAAGAAACATTTTTAATTTTTCTTTGAGTGGAAACCCCGCATGATCACTGGCAAGATATATTTTCATAGGTTGCATAAATAGTTTTTACTCCCCCCTCAACTTCCACGATTTGATGCCGATGATGAGGAGCGAGATGATGAGGAAGAGTGATGGAAGAAGAATTGATGCCAACTGATCGTCAGTCGGACCACTTATCCAGCTGCCGGTAACCGGTGTATTGTTGAAAGTAAATAAAAGAATGCCGAGCATGAGCGGAAAAGCAACGACTGCAAACTTCGCCCATGCAATGAATGCTTCACGGCGAAGGAAGAAAAGTATCAACGTAATAATGAAAGGGGTGGAAAATGCAATAGCTATCGGATCGAAAAAATGTGTCATTTCCACACAGCCACGATACTCTACTGTATTTTCTGTACACAGAAAATTTCTAACAGGGATCCTTATGAAGATAGTGGATACGAACAACAAGGATACCGCAAACAAAATCGCTATTATTTTTTTCTGCTTCATAGTTTTTATTCTACCACATTAGCCTTGATCTTCTCCACAATCTCTATCAGGCTCTGAGCATCTTCTGTTGAAATCTTTTGCTTGTCTTCGTCATCCTTGTCGTGCCCGCGACCATCTTCGCGATCTTCCTCTTCGTGCTTATCGTTCCCATCTCTTTCTTTCTCTTTCGTATTCTTTCTGATTTCCTCCTTGAGTTTGCTGAGTATCTTGTCCAGCTCTTTTGTCGCTTTTTTGGGTTTCCCTTTTTCCAATTCTTTCTTCGCTTTTTCAACCGACTCCATAAGGTCTTTCTTTAGACCTCTCTGTATGTCCATCGTGTTGATAATATCTTCAAGAATTTGGAGTGAAAAGACACTGGTATTCTCACCTTCGCCAATGGAAACATCGGTTGTGCCGTCTCCATTAACGTCAATTGCAAGAAGAGAGGTAGTAATATCTCCTCCGATTTGAACGGTCGCGGTGGTGCTTGCCGTTACGGGAATATCTTCATAGAGAACAGTGTTTGTCATCTCTTCACCGATCACTTCTTCAATTTTAAGCGTAAATGTGCCAAGTGAAAGTCCGTTCAATTGAACCATGGTAGTTGAGGCATTGCCTCCGCCGGTATACTGCCCCTCCCCGATCTGCCAATAATAGCTGTTGGGAATCTGCTCTTCAAAAAGTTCAATATCGGACAACGGATCAGGGTTTGGTATTGAGCCCGTATGGCGACCAGATTCATCATAGAGATGTAGTGAGACGGGTGAATGAGCGCTTATGCGCAACCGCTTGATGGTGTCTGAAACGGGCGGAGTAGATGATGAAATGAAAACGGGAAGCATGCTTGTGGCCCCACGCTTAATGAGAGTGGTAATGAGATCTTGAAGGGGATCAATTTCAAGAATATTTTTGTGGGAACGACCACTAATTTCAGGCAGTAGAAATTCTTCTTCGTTATATTTAAATATATCAACATAATACCTCTCCCCTCCCAATGCTTCAGCTGATACAGAAACAACTGTCCCATCTCCTTCCGATGTGATGAGCGGCTGCGGATCAATGACGTCTACATTTTGGCATACCGAGAGATCTTGGGTGCACACATTCTTTATTGCCGCCGTATATCGAACGCCACGCAACGTATCAAGCCCCCAGCCGACCACTTCAATAACGTCAATTCCTTCCGGTGGTGTCCATGCATCAAGCTCTTTGTGGCGCTCTTCGGCATTCACCAAGAAATGTTCTTTGAGAACGTTGGGGATATTCACTTCACCCGAAAGGGGTTCAGCTCTACCGCCGTACTCACCGCGGAGAAATCTGCGTAACGTATCATAGTCTGAAATGGAGTCACTGTAGATAGCGCGAAGCGCCTCTGTTACGAATGTGACGGCATCAAACTCAATGACCGGACGAATGGACGTGCCAAGACGGTTGAAATACTCTTGTGACGGAAGAAGAGTATATGCGCTCTTCATATTCTCCGCCATCTCACGGGTAGCTTCCTTGCTGGGAAAACCAATAGGAAATTTTGCTCCGTGAAGCATTTCCAAAATCGCTTTCGGCGTTCCGAGCTCCGGAGCGGCAATCATAATAATACGGTCAACGAGGTGCGCTTTCCCTTGCCGTTCCAATTCATTCATTAATTCCTTTGCCACCAAGCCGCCGTTTGAATGCGTAACGAGCGTTACTTTGCCTGTGGGCGAGGTGCTTGCCATCTCTTCAATGCGCGACACCATAGTGTATCCGCTGTTTTTAAGGGAGATAACGCGGGTTGCTACGTCTTTGATATCCATCCGCCAGTCATACGGCAGTGACTGAAATTCTTTGATGTCGCCATTGGCAACCATGGCATTCATGTGCGCAAGAAATCCTTTGTAAATATTGACAGTATATGCCTCATCAACAACATCGTTGGTGTAAATATCAGGATCAATACTTTCTCCCGTAATCGGCGAGAGAGCGAGCTTTCCTACATCGTTGTTTGTGTTTGGTGTCCACAATTGATTCTCAAAGAGTCCCTCCTGTACGTACAACCGGCTCGCTTCAAGCCCCGGCAGAAACGCCACATTGGAATAGCCGGTTTGGAAGAAGAGAGTGCCGTCAGCAGGTAGATACAGAGTGGTGCTTGCGCTCTGCGCTTCAAAATAATATTGATACTTCCCTTTTGGGAATGTCGAGGTGGCGATATATTGTTCACCGTTGGTAAAAATACCGTCGCGAAGCGTGGTGCTTGCGGACGCCATGTCGGGTACCATTGAGAAACTTGTTGTCGCGGTGCCATTTCCCACAAACACATTCATTCCGCTGGGCGCAGTAGCGCCGGTATACACCGCCTTAAACACCATGGGTGTAGAGCTCGCTGTCCCCTTGTTCGGATGCACGCCCGAACTTATCGCGTCTGCCGCAAAGCCATCTTCTTCGGCGTAGGAGAGCATTAATGAAACATCAGGAGCACTTATCCACCCGTCCTGCGTTATCCAAGGGAGAAGGTCGGAATTAAACCGGTCAAGAACAAGGGGTGTGTCGCAGAAACTATCGGCGTTCGTGTCTGCACAGCCTTCTGCTGGTTTGTCATAAGTGTCCCAGTAGTTGCCGCCGTCAGGAAGCGCGCGATTAAAAAGACTTACGCTATTGAAGGAATTTATGTGGCGAATCGCGCTTGCAAAAAAGTTATTCTGAAAAATCTCGTTGTTCTGGGAATACTGAAGATTCATCGCATAGAAACCGTGGTTTCGGATGGTGTTGTTGTGGATGATGTTGTTGTCAGAATATTGGAGAGCCATGCCGATAGGTCCATTTTCTATGAGATTCAGCGTAATCGTGTTTTTGTTACTCCGGGAGAGAGAAATACCGCCGTTCGAATGAAAGTCTGTGATGATGTTTTGAGAAAGAGCATTCCCGTTTGAAGAAACGAGGAAAATACCGAACGGGAGCGTGGTG is a genomic window of Patescibacteria group bacterium containing:
- a CDS encoding class II fructose-bisphosphate aldolase, whose protein sequence is MKSMREVIKEAEKTKVAVGHFNISNIEGLWGIFRAAQSLKVPVIIGLSEGERDFVGVRQAVALVKSIREEFDYPIFINADHTYSVERVKEAVDAQFDAVIFDGAKLSIEENIAKTKECVAYARSVNPDILVEAELGYIGTSSKLLDEIPEGVSLEHLTTPEDAKRFVQETGVDLFSPSVGNIHGMLRNAKNPELNIARIKEIREAAGVPLVLHGGSGISDENFKSAIAAGVSTIHINTEIRRAYREGMERSLAENPDEIAPYRLMKPAQDAVGKVVFERLKLFNNIEQKV
- a CDS encoding carbohydrate kinase family protein, coding for MDDFDFIAIGDITTDAFIQLRDASVEDGIDGRKKLCVTFGDKIQYENVVVIPAVGNSANAAVAAARLGLKSGLVTNVGSDDHGKEDLESLKKNDVAINFVKIHEGKLSNYHYVLRFGAERTILIKHEAYDYAIPDIGSPKWIYLSSLGENSLPFHHTLAKYLTERPEIKLAFQPGTFQIKLGYENIPDIYKLSELFFCNVQEAKRILKTKENDIQKLLLGMRDLGPTIVVITDGPAGAYTYDGKEMWHMPMYPDIAPPVDRTGAGDSFASTFTSALALGKSIPEALMWGPVNSMSVVQYIGAQEGLLSRSQLEKFLREAPDTYKPKQIK
- a CDS encoding lactate utilization protein translates to MEYNTIPSTEVINKTADALRERGVEVFVVNDRAEALAKVKELIPKGASINNGSSTTLEEIGLIEYLKGDTHGYNNLHAAVLAEKDPAKQAQLRNESIFSEYYLGSVHAIAQTGEMIIASASGSQLPPIVSTSPNLIFVAGVQKIAPTYNDAYSRLNEHVVPLENNRMKDLGMGGTVLAKTFTFLREPAFMGRTVRMILVKEKLGF
- a CDS encoding metalloregulator ArsR/SmtB family transcription factor yields the protein MSELCDEMEKLGKGIGNANRYRVLEALMNGPSTVSVVVKRVKLSQPAVSQHLKVLKAADLVMDERRGQEVYYSINVAYMAKLLHKLVQGVGKDKDKKSKKK
- a CDS encoding transketolase C-terminal domain-containing protein encodes the protein MSKLNPKLFSKDVEQVPIRQGYGEGLLEAGKKDKRVVALCADLTDSTKTSIFSNEFPERFVQMGIAEQSMASVASGFAAMGKIPFIASYAMFSPGRNWEQIRTTICYNNANVKIAGAHAGVSVGPDGGTHQAIEDIAITRVIPRMTVIAPCDSIEAKKATLAAAKMEGPVYIRLAREKTPVITTEATPFKIGKAEVYFEPKKGIKSQVGIIACGALVYNALMAAKELEDEGVGVSVLNLATIKPLDKKGVLDFAKKHQALITVEEHQVYGGMGSAVAEFLATAHPTSITFIGVQDQFGQSGTPDELIEHYGMGIASIKKAVKAAIKKK
- a CDS encoding transketolase; translated protein: MAHLSDHKVKKLELQANEIRKSVIEMLVEAGSGHTAGPLGMADIFTLLYFHILKQKPKDPSWPDRDRVILSNGHICPVLYAAMAHAGFLPLKELATLRKFGSRLQGHPHREWLPALETSSGPLGSGLSQAVGMALADRMDNREMTSRKHFYVLMGDGELDCGQVWEAAMQAGKEKIHNLIAIVDRNNIQIDGYTWDIMPLEPLYEKFESFNWHVQEVDGHNFEVLNDALGQAQTAYDKPSLIIAHTIPGKGVEEFERDFRWHGKPPNAEEAKMALAELRTLGGKIKSEHE
- a CDS encoding RpiB/LacA/LacB family sugar-phosphate isomerase is translated as MKIYLASDHAGFPLKEKLKMFLAESGYEVFDAGAYQYDESDDYPDFVVSAAKLVAGDPGSKGIVLGGSGQGEAIAANRVAGVRAIVYYGPPCLRAGEAGGSLDIVKLSREHNNANILSLAARFMNEEEAKEAVMLFLETSFSEDARHQRRIKKIDELGEGANMPHGSLSSNL
- a CDS encoding NosD domain-containing protein, translated to MVKSATNKKTVLKALGTGALFFLFSFGVSAQTIPLIVEGEDTYFEATNDVDTLTFTSTEPLRVRLVSALDTATIRLEPLTIASSTEIVLTGLILAHTYFLYENDYHDKRTFTTDGTGRGVFTQNLNDKNFLIIQPRESTYFIRDDATGGDCASIGIWNSIAKTCVLTGNLAQTIQIDSDGITLDGGGYMLSGPGSGMGVFLSGRKGVTIKNLAIKNFRDNIALISSEGITIEGNTIAEGAFGVSLDTASSTNITKNTFTTLPFGIFLVSSNGNALSQNIITDFHSNGGISLSRSNKNTITLNLIENGPIGMALQYSDNNIIHNNTIRNHGFYAMNLQYSQNNEIFQNNFFASAIRHINSFNSVSLFNRALPDGGNYWDTYDKPAEGCADTNADSFCDTPLVLDRFNSDLLPWITQDGWISAPDVSLMLSYAEEDGFAADAISSGVHPNKGTASSTPMVFKAVYTGATAPSGMNVFVGNGTATTSFSMVPDMASASTTLRDGIFTNGEQYIATSTFPKGKYQYYFEAQSASTTLYLPADGTLFFQTGYSNVAFLPGLEASRLYVQEGLFENQLWTPNTNNDVGKLALSPITGESIDPDIYTNDVVDEAYTVNIYKGFLAHMNAMVANGDIKEFQSLPYDWRMDIKDVATRVISLKNSGYTMVSRIEEMASTSPTGKVTLVTHSNGGLVAKELMNELERQGKAHLVDRIIMIAAPELGTPKAILEMLHGAKFPIGFPSKEATREMAENMKSAYTLLPSQEYFNRLGTSIRPVIEFDAVTFVTEALRAIYSDSISDYDTLRRFLRGEYGGRAEPLSGEVNIPNVLKEHFLVNAEERHKELDAWTPPEGIDVIEVVGWGLDTLRGVRYTAAIKNVCTQDLSVCQNVDVIDPQPLITSEGDGTVVSVSAEALGGERYYVDIFKYNEEEFLLPEISGRSHKNILEIDPLQDLITTLIKRGATSMLPVFISSSTPPVSDTIKRLRISAHSPVSLHLYDESGRHTGSIPNPDPLSDIELFEEQIPNSYYWQIGEGQYTGGGNASTTMVQLNGLSLGTFTLKIEEVIGEEMTNTVLYEDIPVTASTTATVQIGGDITTSLLAIDVNGDGTTDVSIGEGENTSVFSLQILEDIINTMDIQRGLKKDLMESVEKAKKELEKGKPKKATKELDKILSKLKEEIRKNTKEKERDGNDKHEEEDREDGRGHDKDDEDKQKISTEDAQSLIEIVEKIKANVVE